TTGCGACCACTGCAATTCATTGAGCGTCAGGCTCAACATCGATTCCAGCATCGAGACGTCGATGTGCTGGCCGTGCTGCGTGAGGTGGCGCTGATACAATGCCGCCGAAATGGCGCCGAAGGCATAGACGCCGGTGAGCACGTCGGCGTGATAGATCCCGCAATAATCCGGCCGGCTACGTCCGGGCTGATAAGCCAGGTGAGCCATGTCGTAACCCGAGGCGGCATGGATCACCGGCGCATAGGCCGGCAGTTCGGCCGATGGCCCGGTCTGGCCGTATCCGGAGATCGAACAATAGATCAGCTTCGGATTGAGCGCTTGCAGCGAGTCGTAATCCAGCTTCAGCCGCCGCATCACGCCGGGACGGAAGTTCTCGACGAGCACGTCGGTGTTCGCGACCAGCCGGCGGATGACCTCGATCCCTTCAGGCGACTTCAGATCGAGCACGAGGCTGTTCTTGCCGATATTGAGCTGGCCGAAGGCGGTGCTGCACATGTTGCGGACCGGCGGACGGGTGCGCATCGTCTCGCCCTCGGCGGTCTCGATCTTGATGACCTCTGCCCCCATGTCGGCCAGCATCCGCGTACAATGCGGGCCGGCAATGGTGGTCGAAAAATCGAGTACGCGCAGGCCCTGGAAGCTCTTTGTCAAATTACCCTCATCGTGCTCAGCTACTGTCATTCCAAATTCCTCCCGGGCGCTGCCCGGCGCGGCGAGACCCTAAATTGCGCCGCCCGGCCTGGGAAGCGTTTCTCCCGGCACCCACAATGCGAGCAGCTGCGGAAAAACTGGAACCGTTCTTGCATAGTCCAAGTTAGTGCTGGTACGAGGGCGTTTCTTGAGAGTCCTGTTCGCTACCACAGAGATGGATGACTTCGTCCGGGTTGGCGGGCTCGCGGCCGTTTCGGCGGCCCTGCCGCGGGCCTTGCGCTCCCTCAGCGACGTCAGGATCATCCTCCCCGGCTACCGGGACGTCGTCGAACAATTCCTGCACATCCAGATCGTCGGTCAATGCGCCGCGCTGGCGGACATGCCGGCCTGCTCGCTGGGCCTGACTTCGACCCGGGATGGGCTGCCGGTCTACGTCCTTCTCTGCCCGCAACTTTATGACCGCCCCGGCAATCCCTATGGCGATATTTCGGGCCGGGACTGGCCGGACAACGACGTGCGGTTCGGGCGGCTTGCCTCCGCCGCTGCACAACTGGCGGCAGGCACGCTGGACAAGAATTGGGCAGCCGACCTGGTTCACGCCAATGACTGGCAGGCCGCGCTCGTACCGGCCTATCTCGCCTGGAACGCGGTCAAGATCCCTACCATTCTGACCATCCACAATCTGGCCTATCAGGGCCTGTTCCCGAAGGAGTCGTTGCGCCGGATCGGCGCTCCCGCAGACTCTTTCCATATCGATGGTCTCGAATTCTACGACAAGCTCTCCTTCCTCAAGGGCGGTCTCGTCTACGCGTCCCATCTGACGACGGTAAGCGAGACCTATGCGAAGGAGATCACCACTTCGGAACTCGGCTGCGGGCTCGAGGGCCTGCTTCGCCGGCGTTCAGAGGCTGCGCAATTGACGGGGATC
The genomic region above belongs to Bradyrhizobium sediminis and contains:
- a CDS encoding CaiB/BaiF CoA transferase family protein, translated to MTVAEHDEGNLTKSFQGLRVLDFSTTIAGPHCTRMLADMGAEVIKIETAEGETMRTRPPVRNMCSTAFGQLNIGKNSLVLDLKSPEGIEVIRRLVANTDVLVENFRPGVMRRLKLDYDSLQALNPKLIYCSISGYGQTGPSAELPAYAPVIHAASGYDMAHLAYQPGRSRPDYCGIYHADVLTGVYAFGAISAALYQRHLTQHGQHIDVSMLESMLSLTLNELQWSQFEVKPTQRPMFGPIATADGYVMVAVASEKTFQSLMKVIGHPEWVSDPRFAVYADRRDNWADLMNGVEAWSQSVTTEKCLAALNGEGVPSSAYRTVNEALSDPQIAHRGALAEVQDAGGTFKVLNLPFRMSGAKVAAAKRMATLGEHTVAYLRETGLSEDEIAAFTGKRRMTAPG
- the glgA gene encoding glycogen synthase GlgA, which translates into the protein MRVLFATTEMDDFVRVGGLAAVSAALPRALRSLSDVRIILPGYRDVVEQFLHIQIVGQCAALADMPACSLGLTSTRDGLPVYVLLCPQLYDRPGNPYGDISGRDWPDNDVRFGRLASAAAQLAAGTLDKNWAADLVHANDWQAALVPAYLAWNAVKIPTILTIHNLAYQGLFPKESLRRIGAPADSFHIDGLEFYDKLSFLKGGLVYASHLTTVSETYAKEITTSELGCGLEGLLRRRSEAAQLTGILNGIDESWDPRVCAQLAQPFGAGDWDGKQANADYVRQQFGLALSRGPIFGLVARLVHQKGVDLVLAAADEIIEAGGQIIVTGSGEPDIEQALVDAHRRRPDAIGVAIGFNDGQARRIFAGSDFTLMPSRFEPCGLSQMYAQRFGSLPIGHQTGGLAETIRDGETGFLFDRPSTESFLGGIRRAFAAFMAKDRLDAMRRSAMSRSFSWDISAACYDALYRKALSPQPSFRAAAGRNGTA